From Dietzia sp. ANT_WB102, a single genomic window includes:
- the purH gene encoding bifunctional phosphoribosylaminoimidazolecarboxamide formyltransferase/IMP cyclohydrolase, producing MTDSRRPVRRALISVYDKTGLSELARGLADAGVEIVSTGSTAQRIADAGVPVTPVDALTGFPECLEGRVKTLHPRVHAGILADTRKPEHLEQIADLGVEPFELVVVNLYPFTDTVASGADYDACVEQIDIGGPSMVRAAAKNHPSVAVLVDPAEYRDALEAVAAGGFTLTQRRRLAAAAFRHTGAYDVAVATWMTAQTADADDDGVAGFPVWQGQSLDLAATLRYGENPHQSAALYIDAAAAPGLAQATQLHGKEMSYNNYVDGDAAWRSAFDHAEPCVAIIKHANPCGIAIDADIAAAHRAAHECDPVSAFGGVIAANREVSVEMAEQVSEIFTEVIIAPSYADGAVEILQRKKNIRILSAQPPAVREVERKQISGGVLIQQRDALDADGDVVAGWTKACGADADEQTLRDLLFAWRACRAVKSNAILLAHAGATVGVGMGQVNRVDSARLAVQRAGERVVGAVAASDAFFPFADGLEVLAEAGVRAVVQPGGSVRDAEVIEAAEKAGMTMYFTGARHFFH from the coding sequence GTGACCGATTCCCGCAGGCCCGTCCGCCGCGCACTCATCAGTGTCTACGACAAGACGGGGCTCTCCGAGCTCGCCCGGGGGCTCGCCGACGCCGGGGTCGAGATCGTCTCCACCGGGTCGACGGCGCAGCGTATCGCCGACGCCGGGGTCCCCGTGACGCCCGTCGACGCGCTGACCGGGTTCCCGGAATGTCTCGAGGGTCGGGTGAAGACGTTGCACCCGCGGGTCCACGCCGGAATTCTGGCCGACACCCGCAAGCCGGAGCATCTCGAGCAGATCGCCGACCTCGGTGTGGAGCCGTTCGAGCTCGTCGTCGTCAACCTCTATCCCTTCACCGACACCGTCGCCTCCGGCGCCGACTACGACGCCTGCGTGGAGCAGATCGACATCGGCGGACCCTCAATGGTGCGCGCAGCAGCCAAGAATCACCCGTCGGTGGCCGTGCTCGTCGATCCGGCCGAGTACCGCGACGCGCTCGAGGCCGTCGCGGCGGGCGGATTCACTCTCACCCAGCGCCGGCGCCTGGCGGCCGCCGCGTTCCGCCACACCGGCGCCTACGACGTCGCTGTGGCCACCTGGATGACCGCACAGACCGCGGATGCCGACGACGACGGCGTCGCAGGGTTCCCGGTGTGGCAGGGGCAGAGTCTCGACCTGGCCGCCACGCTTCGGTACGGCGAGAACCCGCACCAGAGCGCGGCCCTCTACATCGACGCGGCCGCCGCGCCCGGCCTCGCGCAGGCCACGCAGCTGCACGGCAAGGAGATGAGCTACAACAACTACGTCGACGGCGACGCCGCGTGGCGTTCCGCCTTCGACCATGCGGAGCCGTGTGTCGCGATCATCAAGCACGCCAACCCGTGCGGCATCGCGATCGACGCCGACATCGCGGCCGCGCACCGCGCCGCGCACGAGTGCGACCCGGTCAGCGCGTTCGGCGGCGTGATCGCCGCCAACCGCGAGGTCAGCGTCGAGATGGCGGAGCAGGTCTCCGAAATCTTCACCGAGGTCATCATCGCGCCGTCCTACGCCGACGGCGCCGTCGAGATCCTCCAGCGCAAGAAGAACATCCGCATCCTCTCCGCCCAGCCGCCCGCCGTGCGCGAGGTCGAGCGCAAGCAGATCTCCGGCGGAGTGCTCATCCAGCAGCGCGACGCCCTGGACGCCGACGGTGACGTGGTGGCCGGGTGGACCAAGGCGTGCGGCGCCGACGCCGACGAGCAGACCCTGCGCGACCTGCTGTTCGCCTGGCGCGCCTGCCGCGCGGTCAAGTCCAACGCCATCCTGCTCGCACACGCCGGTGCCACCGTCGGCGTGGGCATGGGCCAGGTCAACCGCGTCGACTCGGCGCGCCTCGCGGTGCAACGAGCGGGGGAGCGGGTCGTCGGAGCCGTCGCCGCCTCCGACGCGTTCTTCCCCTTCGCAGACGGACTCGAGGTCCTCGCCGAGGCCGGTGTTCGCGCGGTGGTTCAGCCCGGTGGGTCCGTGCGCGACGCTGAGGTGATCGAGGCCGCGGAGAAGGCCGGGATGACCATGTACTTCACCGGCGCCCGGCACTTCTTCCACTGA
- a CDS encoding TetR/AcrR family transcriptional regulator, translating to MTGAEAAGNGEGEQRDHVLPLTARAIAKARRRDEILAAAARLMARRGFHAVRLDDIGAEVGISGPGMYRYFSSKEDVLAEMLLDISRRLRDGGRAAVERGGEPADVLDALLEVHVDFVATEPDLISVQFRDLGSLPATPRHEVRRLQRDYAQLWVDALVRLRPELSSIEARAHVHAVFGLLNSSPRLPAMAEAELRQVLTAMAAAALRS from the coding sequence ATGACGGGAGCGGAGGCCGCGGGCAATGGGGAAGGCGAACAGCGGGACCATGTGCTCCCGCTGACCGCGCGCGCCATCGCCAAAGCCCGTCGACGCGACGAGATCCTCGCTGCCGCCGCCCGCCTCATGGCCCGGCGCGGGTTCCACGCCGTCCGGTTGGACGACATCGGGGCTGAGGTCGGCATCTCCGGGCCCGGCATGTACCGCTACTTCTCCTCCAAGGAGGACGTACTGGCGGAGATGCTGCTCGACATATCGCGGCGCCTGCGTGACGGTGGGCGCGCCGCGGTCGAGCGGGGCGGCGAGCCCGCGGACGTGCTCGACGCCCTGCTCGAAGTGCACGTGGACTTCGTCGCCACCGAACCCGATCTGATCAGTGTGCAGTTCCGCGACCTGGGCTCACTTCCGGCGACCCCGAGGCACGAGGTGCGCAGGCTGCAGCGCGACTACGCGCAACTCTGGGTAGACGCCCTGGTGCGGCTACGTCCGGAGCTGTCATCGATCGAGGCGCGGGCCCACGTCCACGCGGTGTTCGGTCTGCTCAACTCGAGCCCGCGGCTGCCGGCCATGGCCGAGGCGGAGTTGCGCCAGGTGTTGACGGCCATGGCGGCGGCTGCCCTCCGGTCCTGA
- a CDS encoding MFS transporter, which yields MDNCVDPGSVPGSPPPGRVETTRPLHIALFLIGIATFAQLYSPQGLLPLIAADQGVTADRAALMISTATLGLACGVIPWSYIGDAVGRRPAMLVAVGVACVFALLSVAVPTFPLMLAMRFGEGVMLGGVPALAVAYLSEEVRPDRAAVAAGIYVSGTTIGGLTGRIVAAPVGEQLGWRTGMLVVTAIAVVCVLTFAVTAPPARNFTPRRSRLDEAVGQLLGNLRSPTLVVIYLQAFLTMGGFVAMYNFLGFRLVEPPFQLPLWLTSLIFLAYLAGTLSSPRAGVLASRLGRKPVLIGGNLLMMGGVSLALVPNIWVIILGMVVLTAGFFAAHAVAAGWAGASAVAGRSQSTSLYNLGYYAGSSVFGFLGGTFLALAGWAGTVGMVLVLTAVATTLVVAVLPRN from the coding sequence GTGGACAACTGCGTCGACCCCGGCAGCGTGCCCGGCTCGCCGCCACCAGGACGAGTCGAGACGACGCGACCACTGCACATCGCTTTGTTCCTCATCGGGATCGCCACGTTCGCCCAGCTCTACTCCCCCCAGGGGCTCCTTCCGCTGATCGCCGCCGACCAGGGAGTCACCGCGGACCGGGCGGCGTTGATGATCTCGACCGCCACTCTCGGCCTGGCGTGCGGGGTGATCCCATGGTCGTACATCGGCGACGCGGTCGGCCGCAGACCGGCGATGCTCGTGGCGGTCGGTGTGGCGTGCGTCTTCGCTCTGCTTTCTGTGGCCGTGCCGACCTTCCCCCTGATGCTCGCTATGCGCTTTGGGGAGGGCGTCATGCTCGGCGGGGTGCCGGCTCTGGCCGTCGCCTATCTCAGCGAGGAGGTGCGCCCTGACCGTGCGGCAGTGGCGGCGGGGATCTATGTTTCCGGGACGACCATCGGTGGGCTGACCGGCAGGATCGTCGCCGCGCCTGTCGGAGAACAACTCGGTTGGCGCACGGGAATGCTGGTCGTCACGGCGATCGCGGTCGTTTGTGTCCTCACGTTCGCGGTCACCGCTCCTCCGGCACGCAACTTCACACCCCGGCGCAGCAGGCTCGACGAGGCCGTGGGGCAGCTGCTGGGGAACCTGCGCTCGCCGACGCTCGTGGTGATCTACCTCCAAGCGTTCCTCACCATGGGCGGCTTCGTGGCCATGTACAACTTCCTGGGCTTTCGCCTAGTGGAACCACCGTTCCAGCTCCCCTTGTGGCTGACCAGTCTGATTTTCCTCGCCTATCTCGCCGGCACACTGTCTTCTCCGCGCGCTGGCGTCCTTGCCTCCCGCCTAGGCCGAAAACCCGTGTTGATCGGCGGCAACCTGCTGATGATGGGCGGTGTCTCCCTCGCGCTCGTCCCGAACATCTGGGTGATCATCCTCGGCATGGTGGTACTCACCGCCGGATTCTTCGCCGCGCACGCCGTGGCTGCGGGGTGGGCCGGCGCGTCGGCGGTGGCCGGTCGGTCCCAGTCGACCTCGCTGTACAACCTCGGCTACTACGCAGGATCCTCGGTGTTCGGGTTCCTCGGCGGCACCTTCCTCGCGCTGGCAGGGTGGGCCGGGACCGTCGGCATGGTGCTCGTACTCACCGCGGTAGCCACGACTCTCGTGGTGGCGGTGCTGCCGAGGAACTGA